A window of Natator depressus isolate rNatDep1 chromosome 3, rNatDep2.hap1, whole genome shotgun sequence genomic DNA:
ACTACAGTGCAATCAGTATAGTATTAGTTGCACTTGTGGAACTGAAATATACCCTAAAATGTCTCAGATATAAAGTGATACCAATGACCTAATATGatacatttgaaaaatatcaAAGCAAATACTGTATCTTGTATTTTCAAATTTTCCAAAATTGctcatctcttttttttaaacatacattcCTTGAAGGATGTTGAGGATTTTTACATTTTATCACTGAGGTTAAGTGGGGAGTTGAACTAAATATGAAGTTCATTAAAAGTATGTCATACAGTAAGCACTGATGTCATGAACAAGTGTAAGCTTTGTGCCCTACAGGAAAGTACATGTTATACCACTTGCAGTAATGAATGctacagttaaggttgcaaacTGACTTTCATTTAGTCTCAAGCAGGATATAGTGTGCTGCAGGTCCCTGTGCTTACATAATAATTATACTTACAATTAATTTGTAATACTTTTTCAAAATCACATTAAAAGCTCCTTGCCAGCTTTGAAGTACAGAGAAAATTGTTCCCTCcaagctggccctttaagggagcaGGATGGCCAACCAGATAGCCCGTAACAGGCAAGTGCCTCCAGTCAATGACAATGATACACTAAGGAGGAGCAATAGTTGCTTCCATCTTGCATGGGGAATGAGCAAGTGTTCGTCTTGCTTGTCTTACAACATGGCTGCAGGTGAAGGGCACCAGATCACTGtattgatattttaaatattatatttattacattGCACCTTCCTGCATTTGCCATTTTAGTGAAATGAAACTATGGAAAATCTCAGCATAGGAGAAATTTAATTTAACAATAGTTGTTTGGAAACTTTTATTCTATATGGGATCACAGTAAATAGTAACAGAGAATCTTTATTGCATAGCttacttgctttttttaaaatgaagaatatatataaacaaactgttAGAAGTACAGTCATTTATGAAGGTGCCTTTCATACTGTAATCTAGTATAATATTCATATTTACTTAGAGTCACTTTTGTAATGTACTGCAGTATGCCAAGGGACATATGATAGCATGTATTTCTATTCTGTTTTACTCAGCAAGTCACACCTTTAATACTGTACAATGAGTCTCCAAATAAAAAGTTAATACTATTCATAGGTGTAAACTAAATAAAGATGTATCCAGAACTAGACTTATCAAAAATACCCTCTCATTCCTAACTTTTTAGGAATATATAAAATCGTTGGGCTGAAAGAAATCCATTTTGATCCATCCACCCCTTTAAGTTAGCAGTTGTTAGCATTTTCCCCAACAGCATTaaatatttgccttgttttttatcttttttaaaaattatttatactAGCTGCTTCTGTTTATGACCTTTATAGTTCATTCAACTTATTAGGTTTCATTTAATATAATTCTCTCCAAATTTGTTTTGTTCTCGTTTTTCCTTGGTTAACATTTAATGCCCTTTGGCTCTTATATCTGCTACTAATTCAAATAACCTTATACTGTTATCTCACCTCTCTTTCATGCAGAACATTGTGCACATCAGTGACATTCCCTCTAAATCTTTCCTTTTCCAAAGATAACCCAGTTTATTTAAACACTTATTAGATCTCTTTCATTCTCTTTATCTTTCTGCTTTGTGTTCTGCTCTACCTTTTCTATTATGAGCTTTAGATAATAAAGGCCAAATTGTAACATCTTTCTCTTCTGGAAGAATACAGTATCTTTCACTATGAATGatcacactgaagtcaaatgggatTGCTTGTGATGTAAGAGTATCACAATCTGCTTCAAAATGATCAGAACTGTATACATCAGTATTCCAAATTGGCTATGTGATTTTTTCGGTTTTCAAGTAACTCTCTACTTGGTGAcccagattattattattttgctacTGATTAGCCCTGCTTTGGAGATTGATATTTTTGTAATCTATCCAAACTCTCCGAGCAACCTTCTACTTGGTGGACTGTGTTTTATGACCATTGAAAGTAAACTTCCGTACATCTATCTTCTTTACATTACAAATTAAGCCATTCTGTAGTGCTCATCTCATTTTTATaacatcccccctccccttgtCCATTCTCTAGGTTGGTAAAATCAGGAGGGGCCtggtccagctcccactgaaatcatttgaAGAAGGATTGTGCCAATGACTGTTACTATGATCTTCCCGAGCTGCCCTTTTAAGTGCAGGTGTTATATTAGCTCATCTCCAGCCCAACAGTATCTCCCTGATCATgaggttttaaaatatatttacttaCCTCATTTGACACATCTCTTAATCTAGGGCAGGTCCATGCAGGCCCAGATGCTGTAGTCAGTCATCAGACACTGGGGTTTCTTATTCCCCATATTCTCTCAAGACCCTGATTTTTCCTGTAGtatcttttctctcttcccctggtTACTATATGACTGTTCCTGACATCTCTTCCCTATTTTCCTTTGTGAACAAGACAAGAATGTATGCTTTTTTTCAAAATCACACCCATCACTTCAGTCAACAGGTTACCTCTTCCAACTTTGAGTCCTTACAATCTCCTTCACTTTCTTAATGATCCCAAAGATTTTCTCTGAATTTATCACAGTCACCCTGCAGTCTTCACTTTATCTGTCTGTGTCTCTTATATGATTCCATTAATATAGTTGTGTTTTATAGTCCTTACAGCCAAATTTCCAGTAATTTTATGCAATTCCTCCTATGGTTCTAACTCACTCCTGATTAGCTCAGCCACTTGGAACTCACAGCATATTTATTGTTACATGGTATACATCACTATATGAGATTAAACTAATTCATCTTGGACCACTCTCTATTTcagctcctttcccccctttcccttcactAATTTGCTTCCCTTTCACTTTACCAGACATCTCATGCACTCATCCAGAATGTGATCACAGTTCAAAGTATCTTCCCGTTACAATCATATATTCTCAAAACCAGGCTGAGAAATCCCCCCTTTCTGATTCCTTCTTTTAAATATTGCATGAGCAAGCCGTCCAGTAGCCAGtcataactatgttgctcaatTTATGTCGTTCAAGTCCAGCAAGTGTGTAACTATGCGTGTGGCTATTCAAGAAAGTAATAATTCtgaagatctctctctcttttccttttggcTAGTCCTGGACACTTTACACCACTAAGCAACATAACATGGCTAGAGTTTAGCAAATAAACAAATCAGTTAACGTACCCATTTTATGTGTATTTTGAAAAGATATATGATCCACATTTTTGCATGTAAAGAATGCATAGCTGTTTTGGTGACTAAGACCTGTGGGGCACATGCAATTCAGAGAGTCGGCCCTTGGCAGTATTTTCATCAACTGACTCCAACACAATATGCATGAATTGCTCAGCCGGCCTGCCACAATGTGCTCCCAACACAGACCTCCTCTATCTTCTTTTCTATATAATGTGGCAGCAACTTTGATTTTAGCTCCATTCACTATAACCCTGAATgccaattccttttttttttttttttttttttttttacagtaacaTGTCAACTCACTCATCCCCAGTACCTTAGGTTATTCTGTCTAGTGCAGTGTGGTATATCAAATGCTGGTAACAACAAGGGCATTAAAACTTATATATCTTCCAATTatatttcaaagattttttttagagcacaaaatattttagaaaaaacatcagCTTCCATTGGTTATTATAACGGATGTCCCCTTGTGTCCTTGTGCTGGATCTTGCTGCATCCTTAAGTGAGAAGTCACATCAAAGTGTGATCCATTACAGCCCAAGGAATAGTTTCTAATGGTTTCACTGTCATATAGATGCTCCAGAGCATATCCAGTTAACGTGTAAGCATGCTTGTCAAAGTACTGCCTGTGTGAGGTGTAATAGTTTGGAGAAGCTGCTGGATGGTCCGCTGTGGCTTGATGAGGGGACATGTCTGAATGCAGGTAGTCTTTAGCTAGTATCAAACTAGATTTAGAAATGCGGTCGGAATTTGGGCTGCTTATCCTAGACAATGTTGTGGGGCTGTTGTCATAGTCATTTTCATGTGGGCTCATAAGCTTTCCATCTCGTTGCTGGATGTGTTCACAAGGAGAGGTGTTGGCAACTGTAGGAACACGGCAGACATCCCCTGTCAACTGTTGTGGCTGGTAGTTTGCAAAACAAATAGAGTGCTTTTTCCCTGCTCCATTAATGGAGACCAGCTGATCAGGGGTTGTTTTCTGTAGCTGAAGCCTGTTTTCTTCCTCTTTAATCATTTGTTGGGTAGCTCTTATTAGCGTTTCAATTTTGCTGGGCTCATGTGGACTACTTTGATACTGCTCAGTACGGTATCGGTCTCCTGATTCACTAGCAGAACCAGGATCTGGGGAGCTAACAACACTGTCCTCATCCCAGTGTCCTCTCCCTGCAGAACAGATAAAGAAAGGGAACAAGTCATCAGTTTTGGTTTGTATGTGGATCTCAGAAAGAAGGTAAACAATCTAAAGTCCTCTTTTTAATGCAATGATGGATTGTGTTGGTCTTTCTGGTTATTGTTTGCTTTACAGTATCACCTGGAGACCCAAACTGAGATAAGTGCCCCATTGTGCATAAAAGACAGTCAGTCCCTGACACAAAAAGTAGACAAGAGTCAATGTAActactattatctccatttttcagatggggaacaGAAGGAAAGGTTAAGTGGCTTCCCCGAGGTCACAAAAGAAGcccagagaagagccaggaattCAAAACAGGTCCCTGAAACCCAGTCAAGTGCTTTAACCTCAAGACCATTCTTCCTACCACATAAGTGTTGTTCTCAAAATACGCCAATTGAGCTAATTGACCCAAACGTATGTGCTTGAGCTCTTAATGCAATATTTCTTCTGCAAAGGATATAAAACATCAGTTGGGCACAAAACTGCAATTCAGACTTTCTGAGTTCTAGTCCTGGGTCTAATGCCACTAGCCGTGATTTAACCAATGTACATTTACCACCCTCACCTGTAATATGCAGGTAATGCTACTTCTTCAGAGGGGTGATCTGCGGAGAAAGTCTGCTTGATCAGATTTTGAAcctaaaggcctgattttcaatgaTGGTCTGTAATTTCAGGGTATAATTAGCACCTCCAGTGAATGACAAGTACAGCTGGCAGCACTTGGCTGTCTAAGTACCTCTTTGCATCGAGAAAATCAGAAAGTGGATTGAGGctcatctgaaaatcaggcccacaaaaggctatatacatttttattcttcttcttattattattattagacttTGCCCTTTTAACCCCTTTTGTGCTTTAAGATGTCGGTAAAGTATATTATGAATCCAGACACTGGGTTTTTGTGTGGTCTTACATACCACATTATACATGCTGCCTGGcaataaaaaagagaaacaacaaAACAGTTGCCTTTGTGTTCATAGATATAGCAAGTTAGCGCTGTACTTAGTTTTGTAATGCAAGAATATGTGTTGTCTCAAACCTTTAGAATAGGAAATTTAACCGTGCTTACCTGAAGTTTCCCTTTCTTCAAGTAATAAGGCCCACAGATCTGCTACAGGGAGCATTCAAGTCGGCATACAGTAGAGTGGGTGGAACCAGACCCATCCATCACTGGCAGGAGGGGAGTAACCCTACCCTGAAGAACTTAACAACTGAAAGAATTTCCATAGCCACGGAGGATAATACCCAACTACAGAGACAATATAATAACGGAACTGGTAAAACACCTGCTAATATGCATGTCCATTGCAGAGCCCAAGAAGGACTTCTGCAAATTACTGAATGCTATGTTTTGCCTCAGCTTATATAAACAATATTGTCTGGTTGGGAGGGCAGGATCTGTGGACCTTTATTactcaaagaaagaaaattttcAGGTAAACACAGATAAATTTTTCTATTCTTCTTTGTATTAAGGTCCACATATCTGTAAGAATGGGATGTTATCACCAGTGTGCCTCTAGTGTGGGTGATAAAGTTAATAACTGTGGGGAAATATTATATACACTCCACTCTCAGCGCATAGCTGGGATACTGTGCTGTGGAGCACTGCTGAAGGCAACATCAGTTAGCTGtatgcccatcaccatagtatccaagcacctcacaaatattaatttatcCTTAATATACACTTCCGAAACAGGGAATTATTATTTATCTGTACTGCAGCAGCACTCAGAGGACCCAGTCAGGattaggactccattgtgctggtCACTGTACAAAGAATAAAGAGAAGATAGTCCTTTCTCAAAGTTCTTAAcattaatatccccattttatagatgggggaacTGAAATTTAGCAAAATTACCAACCAGATTCTGAGCAGCCTCTTATCTCCCAAATGGGCCCATTGGCTTCACGGGGATGCTTATGGAGAAAGCCTTCAATGTGAGTGAAGGTATCAGAATTTGTCCCAAATGGATTATATGTGTAAGTGTTCATCCTCAAGGGTAAGTGGCtcaaaatctagccctaagtaacttgcccgaggtcacacaagaagtcagaGGTTTTCTCTGCCCAAGATGACAGTAGCTTTGCCTTTTCTGGTTCTTACTTGTTTAGAAAAGACTTGGTGGATATACTATCTGTCGTGGCCAATATACGCCCATTGTTCATGGAGAGAACCAGTTGCCTACGTCCATAACAAATAGTTCTGAGCTCTCATGCTGTACATCTTCTGTCAGAGCCATGTTCCCTGGATTGTCTGtgacccctcaaagaagtgccctaTTCTTCCAGGCTGGCAGCATTGTCATAACTGTGTCTGATTTATGAAGCACTTTTCCTACTTTCACTGATAGGTGGGATAATTTGGAATATGGAAGGGACTGAAGAAAATTCTGGAGAGTTCTCAGTTTGTCTGTGGTCCACTGTAGTGTATCTATGCACAATGCTATCATGCCCAGGAGGAACATGAATGACTGTACTAGAGGCACTGTAGTACAACTGACTTCCTGTATGAGTGTTTACAGTTTGTCTTTCCACTCCTCCAAGAATATCACCCTATGCTTATTTGGAATCCAAATCTTACACTGAGCATCTAGGATCACTTTAGCTCTGAATGGGACCCTGAGGAAGGGATAAATATGGTTCCCTTCTTGTTTGAGAGCTATTATTAGGACCATTAGTGTCTTTGCACACAATCCAAAAGGTAAGGACTTGTGTTGGAAGTGATGTTATCCTTTGACATAGCATGATAACTTTCTGTGGGATGGTAATGGTAGAATATGGACTTATGTACCTTTCGGCTACAAGCAACAGAAAATTATTGCTGATTATTGCTAGGATGAATTTCAGAGTCTCCATCTTGaatttccattatttttaaatgtgttcaaATGTTTAAAATCCAGCACTTCGCTGCTTCTGCCCAATCTCTTTATAACTCTTTTTGAACAGGATGGAGCATAGGTCTTTGCCCTCGTCGTAAGAGGAGACTGATTCTATAGCCCCTTATCTATACAGAGAAGGTGTAAATAGCTTTTTCCTCTCCCATTTCTTTCCTGGAAAGGTTGAGTTAGAGTAGAAAATGAATCTGTGTCTAGGTCTCTTATGAAATTCTAATGAGTATCTCTTCTGGAGAGGTCCAGGACATGTTTATCCAATATGAACAGTGGCCATTGTTCTGCACACTGGAAAGGATATGGTATTAAGGAGGCTGGATATTGTCTGAAACTACAACTTCCTCcaatctgttctctctctctactgTACTGGTTTTCCCTCTAGTTGTACAAAGAAAGGctttttaatatttgaaatgtggctttttctctcttctttactGCCTGCCAAAGGCTAATGTTCTTTTGTCTTCTCCAAATACtctactccctcccccccccccccccgggagttTGTCAGTTCTCCAAAATGCATTCTGAGAGAGTATTTTGAAACACATGAGAGATGTTCTCTTGCACTTGTGCTTTCTACAAGGGAAACCAGAAGCAGAACATTGTATTGTAACCTATTGTTCTTGCTGAGAAATGTAGTTCATCAAGTGATGCATCTAAAACCAATTCTGTCACCAAGAAGATTTTTCAGACAAAGGGCCCTAGACCACAAGTTTCGTTGGTCTTGAGGAGAAGGAGATGCTAAAACATATCTGTCCATGAAAAGGTAGAGCAGGCAAAAATATTTGGAGGCAGTTGAAGCCCACAAGGTTGGCCAAACTGGCCTCATAATTTCTTCTAAGGCATGCATCAACTGTCCAGTCCACAGAACCCTTGGAAGAAAATCCCCCTTTGTGGGGATCGCTGTGTCCTttacaagaaagaaaaagagctgAGTTCATTTGGGGGAGAAACACCACGTTTTATGTAGACAAAGGTACTTTTTAGAACCTTTTGTCTTGTTTGTTTAACCTTTCTTGGCTTTGGAGGAGACACCCATTTCTCCTTAGTGACATCCTCCAGGCTTCATGAAGAGGGATGTATGGTTCCAGCTTAGATACAGATGAGAAATATTGTGTGGTCTTTTCTGAGGAGATACAAGAGGTTGATTCCAGTAGTTTGGAAGTATCTTTCCTTGACTCCTTCCGTGCTCTGATCTTCTGATGCTGATCTTTGTGGGGAGTAGATGCGGAGTTGCCACTTGCTATTTCTCCAGCATGGCCTGCCCTGGCACAAGAGGCCTAGGTGACTCCTGCCTGGAATGAACCATTACTGAGGGGCCTGCCCACAAAAAGAGGGGAGAAGTGTAGAAGGCACATTAATTTTGCTTTCCCCTTCTTGCTTTGACCACCATTATTAGCTTGTTCATGGGTGACAATGCACTATCACCACTCAAGTACACCtcagaaagagagaagagaaaaatcaCATTCTTACCCAAAGAAGCAGCTCTGGAAGCAAAGTTCAAATGTTTTAAGTCCAGTCAGTTCAAAGAGGGGTTGTTTGGGGAATGACTGATGCTCTGTAGTAGTGTGGTTTGGAACTGCCTGTCTGCAACTGTGGAGGCAGAATGAAACTGATAGGTTCTTCAGAACATGGGGCATTCCCTTCCTGATCGTGACGGAGAGGTCTGATTCTGCCCCCAAAGCTACATGCAGGCTGAAGATCCACTGTAATAGATCTGTGGAGCTTCATACAATGAGGAAttatctgaagcatctggaataAAAGTTAAACtaacaaacaaatcaaaaccaaGCTCTATTTTCAGCTTTCTTTGATTGTCTGTGGTAAAAAagtgataaatatatttttatcataTCTGTAAGAACTACACTATATCCATAAATAGTATTTTACATTACACTATGAGCATGATCACCAACAATTATAACATgagaaatttatatatatatatatatatatatatatatatatatatatatatatatatgtctgtAGCTACTGTGAAATCAACTCACACATCTCGGTTCTCATATTGGGAAGAAAAAGCTAGCTGAACTCATGAATATCAGCATTAGGGAGCAGAATACAAGGAAGTGCCATAGCTTATCACAAAGAGAAAGCTGCAGAACAGTACTAACCAAAGCAAATTAGAGGCCTCtattcttccttctctttctttcagaCTGTATTTCCTTGAATCTGctatttcattttctctctccgcataatttttttcttattggAATGAAACAGTACCTATTCTTTCTGAACTTATAATGCCAGATGCtaaaagtcaatggagctatgccaatttacaaaagctgaggatttggccctacatAAAGTGCTATCATGGGTTCTTTAGGTAATACCTACTGGTGCAATCCAGTTCTTTTTTCAATATGCACAATTACTGCAACAATGGACTGCCACAAATAGTCTATAATTATCTCTGTGCTtctcatggcttttttttttcgcTAATTTGTATATGAAACATCTGCAGCACAAGGTAGGTTGTGATGGATAACCCTCAAAAAGTTTGGAAGTACAATTTGGTTTGGATAAGCACCTGGTATTCTGAGTGTTTATGTGAATTTTATCTAAACCTCTTGACTCTATCAAATCAAGATCAGGGTTTCTTTTGAAGTTTCCAATACTCCTTGCCTTTACTCTGGCTGGAATTACTTGGAAGAAACTCTTCCTTGGGTTTTTTATCCAGCATATTTACTTCTAGTCCAAGACAGGACCAGTGGAAGGGATCAaaactttaaaaagtaaaaaagagggggaaaaaatatctCCAATTTTTTTCAAACTACAAAACATATTAAATTTAGGTTTGGTTCTGGATAAAAGTTTGGGTTAGTTCTTATTCTATCCAAACTTGCACAGCCTTCATTCAAGGTAATAAAATACGTATGCTAAAAGCATTTCTTCACATGTTTGCTATGATTTCACTTATTATGTGTTCCTAACTAAATTTCacagttaaaaaaatatggaacaaatagaatattttattatttaggcTAGATCATCAAAACCCAGACTTGCACCTTTACAACTCCCAGTTCATACACATGAACCCTGACTTGAGCACACACATCAGGAGTCACATGTATACAAGTCGGGCATGTTCAAGTCAGTCCTTTGAAATTCTGCCTCTGTACTGCAATACCATCATTTCAGCAATTATCTCTTACCATGTATCCTGTGAACTGAAGTGATGTGGGGCATGCTGTTTTCATATGCTTCTCTGCTTTCAGGGGAAGTTTTTGTCAGGGGCAATGCTGAACGAGAACCCCACCAAGTATCCCTTCCAGGCTGCGGTGTGCCCAGGAAATATCTACCAGCCTCACACCTGCCTCCTTCACAGGCCTGAGTATGGAAATGTCTATCATCGGTCAACCTGGAATGGTCAAGTGCAAAACCATAGCAGAGAGAGCTGCGGTCTGAGTACTGTCTATAGGCACAGGAGACGTCATGGTGTTGAGAGCTTGGCCTTTCAGCAGGTTCCATTAATTGTGGAGAGGCAGTATCAGTTAGTGGACTTCCACCCCATTGGCTCTCATGGTCAGATTCAGATCTTTCTGTGTGAAATCCAGAATACTGTAACACAAAAGGAAAGGCAGAGACATAACTAAACCAGAACAAGACAACATAAGCAACTAGACTGAGGGGAAGGTTGCTCTTCTTCTGATGGGGACACATCTCACAGTCTTTTCCTGTACAGCATTCTGTGATGAGCCCATACCCAACAAGGCAGACAttagaaaagcctgaaaacattcccctctcccctttaAAAAGCCCTCTTATGACTTGTAAAGTCTAGCTCACCAAATTCAACACTGATGTTCAATAGTTCAATACTTCAGCTCCCTTCTTCCATTcaaaagcagttttaaaatggATTGAAATAACCTCTCGCCCTGGACACGCACTCATCTCCAAACCAAAATTGAACCTGTTTTGAAATTCCTATTTCATGATCCCTATCCCTTCCACATATCTCGCTTTCTCACCTGTGGTGGCAGGTCTTCTCAGAGTTTCCTTTCTCACCCACTGCTGATGGAAAGGAAGGTTCCGGGGCACTCAGGGATTTCAAAATACTGTGGAGAAAAGCTCCAGAGTGCTCCTAAATTTTAAAGCAGTGGATCAGCAGGACCCTAAAGGGTTACACTGCCCTCCTGCATGAAAGCAAGGAAACAAACTACTGGAGACTATTTACCAGAAGCGGAGACTATTTACCAGAGCAGGGGAAGAGGGTTATCTGGTCACCCCCACTTGAGAATAGTACTGAATGGTAGGGGAGGAGAGCACAAAAGGCAGACAGAATCAGGACCTATCAAGGAGGAGCAAGATATATGGGGCCAGTTGGAGCAAGGCTTGTGCTTAGCGGGAGTTAAAGGTAATGCTACATTTAGGATAAGCATATGAATttctggatgcttttctgaataagTAATGCTTGTTATAGCTTATGTATATTTCTATTAATTTGTGCCATCAAAATATATGGATCATTTTCTTACATCAGCTATATCCAAGATCATGGAGTGGGATGGGACCAAACATGCAACTCTCATCTCTCTAGTACTGCATATCAATGCCACAAATtgtaagtttaaaaagaaaaaaagagggaaaaaaagatctCCAATTTTTTTCAAACTACAAAACATATTAAATTTAGGTTTGGTTCTGGATAAAAGTTTGGGTTAGTTCTTATTCAATATGCTTAAAAGAACCTGTAATTCTCAGCTCCTCTCACTCCCCCCGTAAATACCCAGTAACCTTTTCTTTTGGTACAAATCAAATCTCTTTCCTAAAAACATAAGCTACCGTCTCTTTCATTAAACTGAGTTGCTATGAAACTCTTCATTATCAAACAGAATCAAGGTCAATGCACTTACCAATCAAAACTACTGACCATATGTTTGACTTCAGGAAAGTTAAACCATCTGTGCAACTCCAGCAGTGGAACTATTTGGGTAGGAAGGGGggcagggttgtgtgtgtgtttttaattgcTTATTTCTGCAGCATTTTGAGTTATGAACTCTGTTTGCTgacaaaaaggctaatatgaGTCTAACCGAGTAATGGTAGCAGCTTTGCATAGCCCAATCACGTTTTGTTATTTGTTCACAAAAGAAAATTCAATGCAAAAAGACCTACATACAGACTTACGGGTAGAAGATATGCGGGGTAGAGTAAAGACTAACAGTCCAGTACAACCCTATTTATCTCTCAGTCTTAGGGGACACCAGACCCTTTCAGATATATAGGGTTTTAGATGAAGGTGAGGGAATAAGAGGCAACAAATTAGTCTCTTTAAAACCAGTCTGAAAAACCATCCAACATTCTGAGCCTGGGATATAGGCTTCTCGGCCTTTGTTGACTACCCTTAGCTGGGATATAATATCATGATATTATGTCTTACTCTAGCTTAGCTCACATAAATGGACTTCAGttagctgtgaatttttgttaattGGTGTAGCATTGTGAGCCAAACTAGTAAATAAACTCTTCTCTGCTCTTCCTAGCACAAACATCCTCAAACTTTTCTGTGACAAGGACATAgagtttgttttgaaattttttca
This region includes:
- the SIM1 gene encoding single-minded homolog 1 isoform X2, whose translation is MYISETASVHLGLSQVELTGNSIYEYIHPADHDEMTAVLTAHQPYHSHFVQEYEIERSFFLRMKCVLAKRNAGLTCGGYKVIHCSGYLKIRQYSLDMSPFDGCYQNVGLVAVGHSLPPSAVTEIKLHSNMFMFRASLDMKLIFLDSRVAELTGYEPQDLIEKTLYHHVHGCDTFHLRCAHHLLLVKGQVTTKYYRFLAKHGGWVWVQSYATIVHNSRSSRPHCIVSVNYVLTDTEYKGLQLSLDQVTATKPSFSYANSTPTITDNRKGSKSRLSSTKSKSRTSPYPQYSGFHTERSESDHESQWGGSPLTDTASPQLMEPAERPSSQHHDVSCAYRQYSDRSSLCYGFALDHSRLTDDRHFHTQACEGGRCEAGRYFLGTPQPGRDTWWGSRSALPLTKTSPESREAYENSMPHITSVHRIHGRGHWDEDSVVSSPDPGSASESGDRYRTEQYQSSPHEPSKIETLIRATQQMIKEEENRLQLQKTTPDQLVSINGAGKKHSICFANYQPQQLTGDVCRVPTVANTSPCEHIQQRDGKLMSPHENDYDNSPTTLSRISSPNSDRISKSSLILAKDYLHSDMSPHQATADHPAASPNYYTSHRQYFDKHAYTLTGYALEHLYDSETIRNYSLGCNGSHFDVTSHLRMQQDPAQGHKGTSVIITNGS